The Trichosurus vulpecula isolate mTriVul1 chromosome 3, mTriVul1.pri, whole genome shotgun sequence genome includes a window with the following:
- the LOC118844521 gene encoding major prion protein isoform X2: protein MGKIQLGYWILVLFIVTWSDLGLCKKPKPRPGGGWNSGGSNRYPGQPGSPGGNRYPGWGHPQGGGTNWGQPHPGGSSWGQPHGGSNWGQGGYNKWKPDKPKTNLKHVAGAAAAGAVVGGLGGYMLGSAMSRPVIHFGNEYEDRYYRENQYRYPNQVMYRPIDQYSSQNNFVHDCVNITVKQHTTTTTTKGENFTETDIKIMERVVEQMCITQYQAEYEAAAQRGYNMAFFSAPPVTLLFLSFLIFLIVS, encoded by the exons ATGGGAAAAATCCAATTGGGATACTGGATCTTGGTTCTCTTCATTGTTACCTGGAGTGATCTAGGCCTCTGTAAGAAACCAAAGCCAAGACCCGGAGGGGGGTGGAACAGCGGAGGAAGCAACCGCTACCCAGGCCAGCCTGGTAGCCCTGGAGGCAACCGATACCCTGGCTGGGGGCACCCTCAGGGAGGTGGCACCAATTGGG GTCAGCCCCATCCTGGGGGTTCCAGTTGGGGTCAGCCACATGGTGGATCTAACTGGGGTCAGGGCGGCTACAACAAGTGGAAACCAGATAAACCCAAAACCAACCTAAAACATGTGGCTGGAGCCGCTGCTGCTGGGGCAGTTGTGGGAGGGCTTGGTGGCTACATGCTGGGGAGTGCCATGAGCAGGCCCGTCATACACTTTGGCAATGAATACGAAGACCGCTACTATCGTGAAAACCAGTACCGCTACCCCAACCAAGTCATGTACCGGCCCATCGACCAGTACAGCAGCCAGAACAATTTTGTGCATGACTGCGTCAACATCACGGTGAAAcaacacaccaccaccaccaccaccaaagggGAGAACTTCACAGAAACTGATATCAAGATTATGGAGCGTGTGGTGGAGCAGATGTGCATCACGCAGTACCAGGCTGAGTACGAGGCTGCCGCTCAGCGCGGCTACAACATGGCATTCTTCTCTGCCCCGCCGGTGACCCTCCtcttcctcagcttccttattttcCTGATTGTGAGCTAA
- the LOC118844521 gene encoding major prion protein isoform X1 yields MGKIQLGYWILVLFIVTWSDLGLCKKPKPRPGGGWNSGGSNRYPGQPGSPGGNRYPGWGHPQGGGTNWGQPHPGGSNWGQPHPGGSSWGQPHGGSNWGQGGYNKWKPDKPKTNLKHVAGAAAAGAVVGGLGGYMLGSAMSRPVIHFGNEYEDRYYRENQYRYPNQVMYRPIDQYSSQNNFVHDCVNITVKQHTTTTTTKGENFTETDIKIMERVVEQMCITQYQAEYEAAAQRGYNMAFFSAPPVTLLFLSFLIFLIVS; encoded by the coding sequence ATGGGAAAAATCCAATTGGGATACTGGATCTTGGTTCTCTTCATTGTTACCTGGAGTGATCTAGGCCTCTGTAAGAAACCAAAGCCAAGACCCGGAGGGGGGTGGAACAGCGGAGGAAGCAACCGCTACCCAGGCCAGCCTGGTAGCCCTGGAGGCAACCGATACCCTGGCTGGGGGCACCCTCAGGGAGGTGGCACCAATTGGGGTCAGCCCCATCCCGGGGGTTCCAATTGGGGTCAGCCCCATCCTGGGGGTTCCAGTTGGGGTCAGCCACATGGTGGATCTAACTGGGGTCAGGGCGGCTACAACAAGTGGAAACCAGATAAACCCAAAACCAACCTAAAACATGTGGCTGGAGCCGCTGCTGCTGGGGCAGTTGTGGGAGGGCTTGGTGGCTACATGCTGGGGAGTGCCATGAGCAGGCCCGTCATACACTTTGGCAATGAATACGAAGACCGCTACTATCGTGAAAACCAGTACCGCTACCCCAACCAAGTCATGTACCGGCCCATCGACCAGTACAGCAGCCAGAACAATTTTGTGCATGACTGCGTCAACATCACGGTGAAAcaacacaccaccaccaccaccaccaaagggGAGAACTTCACAGAAACTGATATCAAGATTATGGAGCGTGTGGTGGAGCAGATGTGCATCACGCAGTACCAGGCTGAGTACGAGGCTGCCGCTCAGCGCGGCTACAACATGGCATTCTTCTCTGCCCCGCCGGTGACCCTCCtcttcctcagcttccttattttcCTGATTGTGAGCTAA